CTGCGCTGCGGGGACAGCCTCGCCCAGCTTGCGGTCTCGTTCGAGGTCTCGCCGGCCACCTGCTACCGGTACGTCGGTGAGGCGGTGGCACTGCTGGCAGCTCGGGCACCGTCCCTGGAAGAGGCCTTGGCCGGACGGCGCGGGAAGGTGACGATCCTGGACGGCACGATCATCACGACGTTCCGGGTGCGCTGGACCAGCGCGCACAAACTGTGGTGGGTGCACCGCAAGCGCACCTACGGCGTCAACCTGCAGGCCCTCGCGGGTGAAACCGGGAACCTGCTGTGGATCTCCGACGGGCTGCCCGGCTCGACCCATGACCTGACCGCCGCGCGCCGACACGGCGTGGTCGACGCCGCCGTCCGGCACGGCCTGCAGTTCTGGGCCGACCGCGGCTACCAGGGCGAGGCACCCACCCTGATCACCCCGGTCAGGGCCGGCAAGGACAAGCCCCTGATCCCGGCCGCGACGGCGTACAACCGCCGCCACGCCGCCGTCCGGGCACCCGGCGAGCGCGGCTTCGCCACGCTCAAGTGCTGGCAGATCCTCACCCGTGTCCGCTGCACCGTCAGCAAGATCGGCGTCATCGCGCGGGCCATCCTGGCCCTACACCACGCGACATCGACGCCAATCAGGATGAAATGACCTCACTGAGGGCAGGTTCGACGAGGCCCGTTGATAGCCCGGCTGATCCCCCGGCCCATGAGGTAGAACAATCCCGCCGCAGCGCCGAAAGCGGCGGCATCGCTGGCACCGAACTCGTTATCGGGCCGATCAGGATCCTCAGGCATCTGCGTCTCCTTAGATATATGCAGATGCTCCGAAGAATGGTGCTGACGTTGTATCGGCCGATCGGCCCGACTACACCGCGAAACTGTGGGCCCGGTGTCGAGGGCGCACGTCACAGGCGGCTCTACCGGCCTTCCTTGGGTCACATCATCAGCTGGTCGATGGTGATGGGCAGGGCGCGCAGGCGGCGGCCGGTGGCGTGGAAAACCGCGTTGCCGATCGCGGCCGGTATGCCGACCAGGCCGATCTCTCCCGCGCCCTTGGTCCCGGCCGGGCTGAACCGGTCGGGCCCGCCCGCGAACAGGACCTCGATGTCGGGCACGTCCGCGCACGAGGCGATCAGGTAGTCGCCGAACGTCCCGTTGGCGACCCGCCCGGTGCCCGGGTCGGTCACCGTCTCCTCGAACAGCGCCATGCCGATGCCGCCGACGGTCCCGCCGATGATCTGGCTGCGGGCCAGTTTCGGGTTCAGGACCCGCCCGCAGTCGGTGACGGTGACGATGCGGCGCACCCGCAGCCGCCCGATCATCGGGTCGATCGCGACCTCGGCGAACCGGGCCCCGAACCCGCCGGCCTGGTGCATCCCCGCCTCGGCGGAGTCGGGCAGCCGCGTGTGCCCCTCGGCGGACAGCTGTGTCAGCTCGGCGGCGGCGAGCAGCTGCGCGAACGACGTGCGCGCCGACGGGTCGGCGGAGCGGGACAGACCGCCGTCACGGCAGGTGACCTCGTCCGGGCCCGCGCCGTGCAGCGGCGAGTCGGGACCGGCCAGGTCCAGCAGCGAGCCGCGCAGGTTCGCGGCGGCGTCCTGCAGCGCCGCCGACAGCGACGAGGCCAGCCCGGAGCCGCCGGACTGGGCGGCGTCGGGCAGGTCGCTGTCGCCCAGCTGCAGGTCGATCTGCCGGGGCTGCAGCCCGAGCAGGTCCGCGGCCACCTGGGTCAGGATCGTGTACGTGCCGGTGCCGATGTCGGTCCCGGCGGTGCGCACCGCGGCGGTCCCGTCGGCGTACACCGTGATCCGGGCGGTGGACACGGGCAGGTAGGCGCCGTAGAACGCGGTGGCCATGCCCCAGCCGACGAGCAGGTGCCCGTCGCGGGTGGCCGAGGGCCGCGGGTCGCGCCGCGCCCACCCGAACACCTCCGCGCCGACCTTGCAGCACTCGATCAGGGCGTTGCTGGACCAGGGCAGGCCGCTGCCGGGGTGCGTGTCGGCGGAGATGTTGCGCAGCCGCAGCTCCAGCGGGTCCATGCCCAGTTCGTAGGCGAGTTCGTCCATGGCGGTCTCGATGGCCCAGTTGCCCTCGGCCTCGCCGGGGCCGCGCATCGCCGACGGGTAGCGGCGGTTGAGCCGCACGGTCCGCTCGACGGTGGCGACGTTCGGGCACGCGTACACCTGCCCGGTCGCGGACGTGAGCAGCCCCAGCGCGGGCTTGTCGAGCGAGGCCAGGGACACGGCCCGGTGCTCGATCGCGGTGAGCGTGCCGTCGCGGCGGGCGGCCAGGCGCACCCGGTGCTCGGTGTCGGGCCGGTGCCCGACCAGCTTGAACATCTGCGGCCGGGTCAGCATCAGTTTCACCGGCCGGCCCAGG
The Catellatospora sp. IY07-71 DNA segment above includes these coding regions:
- a CDS encoding transposase family protein, which translates into the protein MLTYRAPVPGLSTPHLEFLTGLLAEHRRQSGCRWRKLSPARQALLVLVHLRCGDSLAQLAVSFEVSPATCYRYVGEAVALLAARAPSLEEALAGRRGKVTILDGTIITTFRVRWTSAHKLWWVHRKRTYGVNLQALAGETGNLLWISDGLPGSTHDLTAARRHGVVDAAVRHGLQFWADRGYQGEAPTLITPVRAGKDKPLIPAATAYNRRHAAVRAPGERGFATLKCWQILTRVRCTVSKIGVIARAILALHHATSTPIRMK
- a CDS encoding xanthine dehydrogenase family protein molybdopterin-binding subunit → MTAVQARTAGWVGQGVDRVDGPHKVTGTAPYSGDVTLPGMLHAMVVTATIAAGSVTKVDTSALLTLPGVRAVFTHENFPRLNAGPQVAFGEAPPAPLQDGRVAFHGQEVALVVADTIQQAAEAARLIEITYAPEAALLDPAHGVEEPLPYLPDTHRGDTEAGWAQADVRVGATYTTAENVNNPLGLMGAVAAWDGDHLDFHDSTQWPVNVRKTLAAMFGVPESGVRVHAPYLGGGFGAGLIPWPYKMLAAGAARALGRPVKLMLTRPQMFKLVGHRPDTEHRVRLAARRDGTLTAIEHRAVSLASLDKPALGLLTSATGQVYACPNVATVERTVRLNRRYPSAMRGPGEAEGNWAIETAMDELAYELGMDPLELRLRNISADTHPGSGLPWSSNALIECCKVGAEVFGWARRDPRPSATRDGHLLVGWGMATAFYGAYLPVSTARITVYADGTAAVRTAGTDIGTGTYTILTQVAADLLGLQPRQIDLQLGDSDLPDAAQSGGSGLASSLSAALQDAAANLRGSLLDLAGPDSPLHGAGPDEVTCRDGGLSRSADPSARTSFAQLLAAAELTQLSAEGHTRLPDSAEAGMHQAGGFGARFAEVAIDPMIGRLRVRRIVTVTDCGRVLNPKLARSQIIGGTVGGIGMALFEETVTDPGTGRVANGTFGDYLIASCADVPDIEVLFAGGPDRFSPAGTKGAGEIGLVGIPAAIGNAVFHATGRRLRALPITIDQLMM